One Cynocephalus volans isolate mCynVol1 chromosome 5, mCynVol1.pri, whole genome shotgun sequence DNA window includes the following coding sequences:
- the LOC134378974 gene encoding olfactory receptor 14J1-like has product MVMPNATVMSGFFLMGFSDNRELQILYALLFLVMYLLALAGNLIIIIITTLDQHLQSTMYYFLKHLSLLDVSFISVTVPESIASSLMDNSYILYGQCVLQVFFFTSLAWAEVAILTVMSYDRYAAICLPLHYEVTMNPRNCKWAVVAVWLSGGISGILYTSATFSITFCRAKVIHQFFCDVPQLLKLSCSNDYLGVIGVAAFMSVMALICFASIVFSYIHIFSTVLRIPSAEGRSKAFSTCLPHLFVVSFFLSTGIFEFLKPTSDSPTAFDLMISIFYTVMPPTFNPIIYSLRNEAMKGALRKLLLGGELTRKKTFLSCC; this is encoded by the coding sequence ATGGTAATGCCCAATGCAACTGTAATGAGTGGATTCTTCCTCATGGGGTTTTCTGACAACCGTGAGCTGCAGATCTTGTATGCTTTGCTTTTCTTGGTGATGTACCTATTGGCCTTGGCAGGTAAcctcatcattatcatcatcacaaCGCTGGACCAGCATCTCCAATCCACAATGTATTACTTCTTGAAGCACCTttccctgctggatgtctccttCATTTCTGTCACAGTCCCCGAGTCCATTGCCAGCTCACTGATGGACAACAGCTATATTTTATATGGTCAATGTGTACTTCAAGTTTTCTTCTTCACATCTTTGGCCTGGGCTGAGGTGGCCATTCTCACAGTGATGTCTTATGACCGCTATGCAGCCATTTGTCTCCCACTGCACTACGAGGTCACCATGAATCCCAGAAACTGTAAGTGGGCTGTGGTAGCTGTCTGGCTAAGTGGAGGCATCTCTGGAATCTTGTACACATCAGCCACATTTTCTATCACATTTTGTAGGGCCAAAGTAATCCACCAGTTCTTCTGTGATGTCCCTCAGTTGCTGAAGCTCTCCTGCTCCAATGATTACCTTGGAGTGATTGGAGTGGCTGCTTTTATGTCTGTGATGGCTCTCATCTGCTTCGCCTCCATTGTCTTCTCCTATATCCACATCTTCTCCACAGTTCTAAGAATACCCTCTGCTGAGGGCCGGTCTAAGGCCTTCTCTACATGCCTGCCCCACCTATTTGTTGTCTCATTTTTTCTCTCGACGGGCATCTTTGAGTTTCTAAAACCAACTTCAGATTCTCCAACTGCTTTTGACCTTATGATATCTATCTTTTATACAGTAATGCCCCCAACATTCAACCCTATTATCTACAGTCTGAGAAATGAGGCCATGAAGGGAGCTTTAAGAAAGTTACTGTTGGGTGGAGaattaactagaaaaaaaacatttctgtCCTGTTGTTGA